Proteins from one Bradyrhizobium amphicarpaeae genomic window:
- a CDS encoding DUF1810 domain-containing protein, whose protein sequence is MTDLFDLERFVQAQDPVYRNVQRELARGRKQTHWMWFVFPQVAGLGSSAMSQRYAIGSRAEAKAYLAHSVLGARLIECTGLVLAVQGRSINAILGAPDDAKFRSSMTLFGAVSDQPVFGEALARYFAGERDAATLEILATLGR, encoded by the coding sequence ATGACCGATCTTTTCGATCTCGAGCGCTTTGTCCAGGCCCAGGATCCGGTCTACCGCAACGTTCAGCGGGAGCTGGCCCGGGGCCGGAAGCAGACCCACTGGATGTGGTTTGTCTTTCCGCAGGTCGCCGGACTTGGCTCCAGCGCCATGTCGCAGCGCTACGCCATCGGCTCCCGCGCGGAGGCGAAGGCCTATCTCGCCCATTCCGTGCTCGGGGCGCGCCTGATCGAATGCACCGGGCTCGTGCTTGCGGTTCAGGGCCGGAGCATCAACGCGATCCTCGGGGCGCCGGATGACGCCAAATTCCGTTCGTCGATGACGCTGTTCGGCGCGGTGTCCGATCAGCCCGTGTTCGGCGAGGCGCTCGCCCGTTATTTCGCAGGCGAGCGCGACGCCGCAACGCTGGAGATTCTTGCTACCCTTGGTCGTTAG
- a CDS encoding DUF2778 domain-containing protein: MLSLAAVALALGAAAWVADFGDTTALVNATLPPANSPSFEDRFASASGNPPARELGLRTMERSALSAVQLKLRDAKAMLAQKLQGDDWRSTLTDDDRHVVDETRPSQRADAIPMPRSRPAQADLSAQIASSQAYADTNPRVDNRNFFEKFTDKIRLASLTPGDGLFGKAPDLAALGYDSRTAVYDIKAKALYLPSGVALEAHSGMGALMDDPDHVDQRMVGATPPAIYDLKPRERLFHGVRALRLTPTEGTSALGRVGLLTHNYMLGPRGDSNGCVSIKDYDRFLKAWDNGEFNRLVVVPSLNGSATASQRASTDS; encoded by the coding sequence TTGCTGTCTTTGGCTGCCGTCGCACTGGCACTGGGGGCTGCTGCCTGGGTTGCTGATTTCGGCGATACGACCGCACTCGTCAACGCTACGCTGCCGCCGGCCAATAGCCCGTCTTTCGAGGACCGTTTTGCGTCGGCTTCCGGCAATCCGCCGGCCCGCGAGCTCGGCCTGCGGACGATGGAGCGTTCCGCCCTGAGCGCGGTCCAGCTCAAGCTGCGCGACGCCAAGGCGATGCTCGCCCAGAAGCTCCAGGGCGACGATTGGCGCTCGACCTTGACCGATGACGACCGGCACGTGGTTGACGAGACGCGGCCCTCGCAGCGCGCCGACGCTATCCCGATGCCGCGCTCGCGACCGGCCCAGGCGGACTTGTCCGCCCAGATCGCCTCCAGCCAGGCCTATGCCGACACCAACCCCAGGGTCGACAACCGCAACTTCTTCGAAAAATTCACCGACAAGATCAGGCTCGCGTCGCTGACGCCCGGCGACGGCCTGTTCGGCAAGGCGCCGGATCTGGCCGCGCTCGGCTACGATTCGCGAACAGCGGTCTACGACATCAAGGCCAAGGCGCTCTACCTGCCGAGCGGCGTCGCGCTGGAAGCCCATTCCGGCATGGGCGCGCTGATGGACGACCCCGACCATGTCGATCAGCGCATGGTCGGTGCGACTCCGCCCGCGATCTACGACCTGAAGCCGCGCGAAAGGCTGTTTCACGGTGTCCGCGCTTTGCGCCTGACGCCGACCGAGGGCACCAGCGCACTTGGGCGCGTCGGCCTTCTCACTCACAACTACATGCTGGGCCCGCGCGGCGATTCCAACGGCTGCGTCTCGATCAAGGACTATGATCGTTTTCTCAAGGCCTGGGACAATGGCGAATTCAACCGCCTTGTCGTGGTGCCGAGCCTGAACGGATCTGCGACGGCCTCGCAGCGCGCCAGCACCGACTCCTGA
- a CDS encoding TRAP transporter substrate-binding protein, with amino-acid sequence MKRRTFLKGGAVAGATTLVAAPAIAQSAPEIKWRLTSSFPKSLDTIYGTAQTFAKYVAEATDNKFQIQTFGAGEIVPGLQALDAVSTGSVEMAQTPLYFYIGKEPALAYATGAPFGMNHRHQESWWHFGGGADLTNEALKPFKAHAILCGNSGTQMGGWFRKEIKTVDDLKGLKFRIAGMGGHVLARLGVVPQQIAGGDIYPALEKGTIDAVEFVGPYDDEKLGFQKVAKYYYFPGWWEGGAMLHMIVNDEKWASLPKQYQAIVNQAGAAAGAWMLEKYDSVNPAALKRLIANGAELKAFPQPVLEACYNATQDHLNELAAKSDLFKRTKESHDAYMKELLFYTQIAENFYDNYLLSKMRNKS; translated from the coding sequence ATGAAACGCCGTACATTCCTCAAGGGCGGTGCCGTCGCCGGAGCGACGACGCTGGTTGCTGCACCTGCGATCGCGCAGAGCGCGCCCGAGATCAAATGGCGCCTGACCTCGAGCTTCCCGAAGTCGCTCGACACCATCTACGGCACGGCGCAGACCTTCGCGAAATATGTCGCCGAGGCCACCGACAACAAATTCCAGATCCAGACTTTTGGCGCCGGCGAGATCGTTCCGGGCTTGCAGGCGCTCGACGCCGTCAGCACCGGCTCGGTGGAGATGGCGCAGACCCCGCTCTATTTCTACATCGGCAAGGAGCCGGCGCTGGCCTACGCCACCGGCGCGCCGTTCGGCATGAACCATCGCCATCAGGAATCTTGGTGGCACTTCGGCGGCGGTGCCGATCTCACCAACGAGGCGCTCAAGCCGTTCAAGGCGCACGCGATCCTCTGCGGCAATTCCGGCACCCAGATGGGCGGCTGGTTCCGCAAGGAGATCAAGACCGTCGACGACCTCAAGGGCCTCAAATTCCGCATCGCCGGCATGGGCGGCCACGTGTTGGCGCGGCTCGGCGTCGTGCCGCAGCAGATCGCGGGCGGCGACATCTATCCGGCGCTGGAAAAGGGCACGATCGACGCGGTCGAGTTCGTCGGCCCCTATGACGACGAGAAGCTCGGCTTCCAGAAGGTCGCCAAGTACTATTACTTCCCCGGCTGGTGGGAAGGCGGCGCGATGCTGCACATGATCGTCAACGACGAGAAATGGGCTTCGCTCCCCAAGCAGTACCAGGCGATCGTCAACCAGGCCGGCGCGGCAGCCGGCGCCTGGATGCTGGAGAAATACGACAGCGTGAATCCGGCGGCGCTGAAGCGGCTGATCGCCAATGGCGCGGAGCTGAAGGCGTTTCCGCAGCCGGTGCTGGAGGCCTGCTACAACGCGACCCAGGACCATCTGAATGAACTCGCCGCCAAGAGCGACCTGTTCAAGCGGACCAAGGAAAGCCACGACGCGTATATGAAGGAGCTGCTGTTCTACACGCAGATCGCGGAGAATTTTTACGACAACTATCTGCTCAGCAAGATGCGCAACAAGAGCTGA
- a CDS encoding ABC transporter ATP-binding protein, producing MAGMSSEPFIRLRGVRKVYRSGGAEFLAVSDVTMDVQEGELVSLVGPSGCGKTTVMKILAGLHGADGGSVKIGNADSPFDPSRDIGMVFQQALLLKWRTILDNVLLPAEIVGLPMKAARERARDLLNLVGLSGFEQKYPQQLSGGMQQRTAIARAFIHDPKLILMDEPFGALDALTREQMNLEMLRIWRESGKTIIFVTHSIQEAVFLSSHCAVLTAGPAKMADYFPIDLPFPRDLPLKTTDAFGAYARRIYAKLGLGTA from the coding sequence ATGGCTGGCATGAGCTCAGAACCCTTCATCCGCCTCCGAGGCGTCCGCAAGGTCTATCGCAGCGGCGGCGCCGAATTTCTGGCCGTCTCCGACGTCACCATGGACGTACAGGAAGGCGAGCTGGTCTCGCTGGTCGGCCCGTCCGGCTGCGGCAAGACGACCGTGATGAAGATCCTGGCCGGTCTGCACGGCGCCGACGGCGGCAGCGTGAAGATCGGCAATGCCGACAGCCCGTTCGATCCGAGCCGTGACATCGGCATGGTGTTTCAGCAAGCGCTGCTTCTGAAATGGCGGACGATCCTGGACAACGTGCTGCTGCCGGCCGAAATCGTCGGCCTGCCGATGAAGGCGGCGCGCGAGCGGGCGCGCGACCTGCTCAACCTCGTCGGCCTCTCAGGCTTCGAGCAGAAATATCCGCAGCAGCTGTCAGGCGGCATGCAGCAGCGCACCGCCATCGCGCGCGCGTTCATCCACGATCCAAAGCTGATCCTGATGGACGAGCCGTTCGGCGCACTGGATGCGCTGACGCGCGAGCAGATGAACCTGGAGATGCTGCGGATCTGGCGCGAGAGCGGCAAGACCATCATCTTCGTCACGCACTCGATTCAGGAAGCGGTGTTCCTGTCGTCGCACTGCGCGGTGCTGACGGCGGGACCTGCGAAGATGGCCGACTATTTCCCGATCGACCTGCCCTTCCCGCGCGACCTTCCGCTCAAGACGACCGATGCGTTCGGTGCGTACGCGCGGCGGATTTATGCGAAGCTGGGGTTGGGGACGGCGTAA
- a CDS encoding dihydrodipicolinate synthase family protein: MHHSQINADIRKLIAEGTVMPAHPLALTAERQLDKTHQRALTRYYIDAGSGGLAVGVHTTQFAIREVGLYRPVLELAAETAANWTKRPLAMVAGLAGPTTQAVAEARTARDIGYHAGLLSLAAMKSASEDEIITHCTAVAAEIPLVGFYLQPAVGGVILSARFWQRFASIDNVIAIKIAPFNRYRTLDVLRGVAAAGALDRVALYTGNDDHILLDLMLPFDLRDNGVTTRTYFKGGLLGHWSVWTASAIKQFERCKAARHKDSVPADLLALDARVTDCNSAFFDVANDFHGCIAGCHEVLRRQGLMKGLWCLDPNEGLSPGQKDEIDRVCREHADLSDDAFVAAHLSKWLA; the protein is encoded by the coding sequence ATGCACCACAGCCAGATCAACGCCGACATCCGCAAGCTGATCGCCGAGGGCACCGTGATGCCGGCGCATCCTCTCGCGCTCACCGCCGAGCGCCAGCTCGACAAGACGCATCAGCGCGCGCTGACGCGCTACTACATCGACGCAGGCTCCGGCGGTCTTGCGGTCGGTGTCCACACCACGCAGTTCGCCATCCGCGAGGTCGGGCTCTATCGCCCCGTGCTCGAGCTTGCCGCCGAGACTGCGGCCAACTGGACCAAGCGTCCGCTGGCGATGGTCGCAGGCCTCGCCGGCCCGACCACGCAAGCCGTTGCCGAGGCCCGCACCGCGCGCGACATCGGCTATCATGCCGGCCTGCTCAGTCTTGCCGCGATGAAGAGCGCCTCCGAGGACGAGATCATCACCCATTGTACGGCTGTTGCAGCCGAGATCCCGCTGGTCGGCTTCTATCTTCAGCCGGCCGTCGGCGGCGTCATCCTCTCCGCCCGGTTCTGGCAGCGCTTCGCCTCGATCGACAATGTCATTGCGATCAAGATCGCGCCGTTCAACCGCTATCGCACCCTCGACGTCCTGCGCGGCGTTGCGGCCGCGGGCGCGCTCGACCGTGTCGCGCTCTACACCGGAAACGACGACCACATCCTGCTTGACCTGATGTTGCCGTTCGACCTCCGCGACAACGGCGTCACCACGCGCACCTACTTTAAAGGCGGACTGCTCGGCCATTGGTCGGTGTGGACGGCGAGCGCGATCAAGCAGTTCGAGCGCTGCAAGGCGGCGCGGCACAAGGACAGCGTGCCGGCCGACCTGCTCGCGCTCGACGCCCGCGTTACCGACTGCAACAGCGCCTTCTTCGACGTCGCCAATGATTTCCACGGCTGCATCGCCGGCTGCCACGAGGTTTTGCGGCGCCAGGGCCTGATGAAAGGCCTGTGGTGCCTCGATCCGAACGAGGGCCTCAGCCCCGGCCAGAAGGACGAGATCGACCGCGTCTGCCGCGAGCACGCCGACCTCAGCGATGACGCCTTCGTTGCCGCCCATTTGAGTAAATGGCTGGCATGA
- a CDS encoding GNAT family N-acetyltransferase has product MAVTDAPHIVQLGLDDAIAGLALSTEAHWNQTEEDWRIFLRDGIVFGIRDGMRLVATAAVLPYSGNNAWISMVLVSGTHRRRGFATHLVDACLETARRNGLTSWLDATPDGAAVYGPLGFTPTLQLRRLKLAKPARAETPPSSSATIEALRARDLRATGFDRTALFEAFARRSGSRIVGANGAIALVRDGRTARQVGPLLADDAAAALTLIDAIARSETGPLLLDAVASQAAFLEGLTASGWTIERPFQRMRFGPATTAGEDMPFAVAGPEFG; this is encoded by the coding sequence ATGGCCGTTACTGACGCCCCGCACATCGTCCAGCTCGGCCTTGACGACGCGATCGCGGGGCTGGCGTTGTCGACGGAAGCGCACTGGAACCAGACAGAGGAGGACTGGCGCATCTTCCTGCGCGACGGAATCGTGTTCGGCATTCGCGACGGCATGCGGCTGGTCGCCACGGCCGCCGTGCTGCCCTATTCCGGCAACAACGCCTGGATCAGCATGGTGCTGGTCTCAGGCACACATCGCCGCCGTGGGTTTGCTACCCACCTCGTCGATGCCTGCCTGGAGACGGCGCGTCGGAACGGCCTGACCAGCTGGCTCGACGCCACGCCCGACGGCGCCGCCGTCTACGGACCATTGGGGTTCACGCCGACGCTGCAATTGCGCCGCCTCAAGCTGGCGAAGCCTGCGCGGGCCGAAACGCCGCCATCGTCGTCCGCGACAATCGAAGCGCTGCGTGCGCGGGACCTGCGAGCCACCGGTTTCGACCGGACCGCGCTGTTCGAAGCCTTTGCACGGCGTTCCGGCTCCCGCATCGTCGGCGCGAACGGCGCCATCGCGCTGGTGCGCGACGGCCGCACCGCCCGCCAGGTCGGCCCGTTGTTGGCCGACGATGCCGCGGCAGCGCTGACCCTGATCGACGCGATCGCGCGCTCCGAGACCGGTCCGCTGCTGCTCGACGCCGTCGCCTCGCAAGCCGCGTTCCTGGAAGGCTTGACAGCATCCGGCTGGACCATCGAACGGCCGTTCCAGCGCATGCGGTTCGGCCCCGCCACCACTGCCGGTGAAGACATGCCATTCGCCGTCGCCGGCCCGGAATTCGGATAG
- a CDS encoding NAD-dependent epimerase/dehydratase family protein: MLLTRETLPKTIPDIAALDDLLCRPTQALIDDLTEVEGDIMILGVGGKMGPTLAGLAKAAAPGRRVIGVARFSEAGVKEWLHARGVETINCDLMDEKAIQSLPKAPNIVFMAGRKFGAEGDLSLTWAMNAHVPALVAQAFPSSRIVAFSTGCIYPFVPVESKGSTEEMAPNPPGEYAQSCVGRERMFEYFSRKFSTPGRLFRLNYAIDMRYGVLHDIATKVLTGTPIDVSLGHVNFIWQGDASAQALRCLAHCTAPTSPINVSGHEILAVRDLAAKFGARFGRAPVLVGEEQPTAWLTDTSKAVDLFGRPVVDTEQLIAWTADWVSRAMPSLGKPTKYEVRDGRY; encoded by the coding sequence ATGCTGCTCACCCGCGAGACCCTGCCGAAGACCATTCCCGATATCGCGGCGCTCGACGATCTCCTGTGCCGGCCGACGCAAGCGCTGATCGACGACCTCACCGAGGTCGAGGGCGACATCATGATCCTCGGCGTCGGCGGCAAGATGGGCCCGACGCTGGCCGGGCTCGCCAAGGCCGCCGCGCCGGGCCGTCGCGTCATCGGCGTCGCTCGTTTCAGCGAGGCCGGCGTGAAGGAATGGCTGCACGCGCGCGGCGTCGAAACCATCAATTGCGATCTGATGGATGAAAAGGCGATCCAGTCGCTGCCGAAAGCGCCCAACATCGTCTTCATGGCCGGCCGCAAGTTCGGCGCCGAGGGCGATCTGTCGCTGACCTGGGCGATGAACGCGCATGTGCCGGCGCTGGTGGCGCAGGCCTTTCCGTCCTCGCGCATCGTGGCGTTCTCGACCGGCTGCATCTACCCTTTCGTGCCTGTCGAGAGCAAAGGCTCGACCGAGGAGATGGCACCGAACCCGCCCGGCGAATACGCCCAGTCCTGCGTCGGCCGCGAGCGGATGTTCGAGTATTTCTCGCGCAAGTTTTCGACGCCCGGTCGGCTGTTCCGCCTCAACTACGCGATCGACATGCGCTATGGCGTGCTGCACGACATCGCGACGAAAGTGCTGACGGGCACACCGATCGACGTCAGCCTGGGGCACGTCAACTTCATCTGGCAGGGCGACGCGTCGGCGCAGGCGCTGCGCTGCCTCGCCCATTGTACCGCGCCGACCTCGCCGATCAATGTCAGCGGCCACGAGATTTTGGCGGTGCGCGATCTCGCGGCAAAATTCGGCGCAAGGTTCGGTCGCGCGCCGGTGCTTGTCGGCGAGGAGCAGCCGACAGCCTGGCTGACCGACACCTCGAAGGCCGTGGACCTGTTCGGCCGGCCGGTCGTGGACACCGAGCAGCTGATCGCCTGGACCGCCGATTGGGTCTCGCGCGCCATGCCGAGCCTCGGCAAGCCCACCAAATACGAGGTCCGCGATGGCCGTTACTGA
- a CDS encoding ABC transporter permease, translating into MAGDSARASRSFAIILIVHLAVLVLWQVAVDAFHVPKFILPSPLATIQTLGTANYAWGANTLVTAVEILGGFALGALVGVALAVIFSWAPLLSLVLLPLFVTLNMIPKVALGPLFIVWFSYGIIPNILIAFSICFFPILLTTARGLREVEPELLDLVKSLRGSRWTLFRKIQLPGSLPYVFSGMKVGAILAVAGAIVGEFIASERGLGYLMIQVQSSLDTPAMVMAVVLLTLLGVALYGLVLVLERMFVVGDARQN; encoded by the coding sequence GTGGCCGGAGACAGCGCACGCGCCTCGCGCAGTTTTGCGATCATCCTGATCGTGCACCTCGCCGTGCTCGTGCTCTGGCAGGTCGCGGTCGATGCCTTCCACGTGCCGAAATTCATTCTGCCCTCCCCGCTCGCGACGATCCAGACACTGGGAACCGCGAACTACGCCTGGGGCGCCAACACGCTGGTGACGGCGGTCGAGATCCTTGGCGGCTTCGCGCTCGGCGCCTTGGTCGGTGTCGCGCTCGCCGTGATCTTCAGCTGGGCGCCGCTACTCAGCCTGGTGCTGCTGCCGCTGTTCGTGACGCTGAACATGATCCCGAAGGTCGCCCTCGGGCCGCTCTTCATCGTCTGGTTCTCCTACGGCATCATCCCGAACATCCTGATCGCCTTCAGCATCTGTTTCTTTCCGATCCTGCTCACCACCGCGCGCGGCCTGCGCGAGGTCGAGCCTGAGCTGCTCGACCTCGTCAAATCGCTGCGCGGCTCGCGCTGGACGTTGTTCCGCAAGATCCAGCTGCCGGGATCGCTGCCTTACGTGTTCTCCGGCATGAAAGTCGGCGCCATCCTCGCGGTCGCCGGTGCCATCGTCGGCGAGTTCATCGCCTCCGAGCGCGGGCTCGGCTACCTCATGATCCAGGTGCAGTCGTCGCTCGACACGCCTGCGATGGTGATGGCCGTCGTGCTGCTGACCCTGCTCGGCGTCGCTCTCTACGGCCTGGTCCTCGTCCTCGAACGCATGTTCGTGGTCGGCGATGCCAGACAAAACTGA
- a CDS encoding TetR/AcrR family transcriptional regulator, with amino-acid sequence MPAKRSGDTVPQRRDPVATRNKLLTAARLEFARHGFAGARVDEIAERAGVNKQLVYHYFGDKDALYLAVLEWVYEDIREQERKLNLEGLPPEKAIRKLIEASFDHLAANPDFIVLLNDENRGGARHVRGSTRLEAMHSPLVKSVSHILNEGVRAGVFRKGIDPVQLYISIAGLSYFFFSNTPTLSAIFGKDLSSRTARRARRRHVADLVLQSLRPNQPTG; translated from the coding sequence ATGCCCGCAAAACGATCTGGCGACACCGTGCCGCAGCGCCGCGATCCCGTCGCCACCCGCAACAAGCTGCTGACCGCGGCGCGCCTTGAATTTGCCCGGCACGGCTTCGCCGGCGCCCGCGTCGACGAAATCGCCGAGCGGGCGGGCGTCAACAAGCAGCTGGTCTATCATTATTTTGGCGACAAGGACGCGCTCTACCTCGCCGTGCTCGAATGGGTCTACGAGGACATCCGCGAGCAGGAGCGCAAGCTCAATCTCGAGGGCCTGCCGCCGGAGAAGGCGATCCGCAAGCTGATCGAGGCTTCGTTCGACCATCTGGCCGCCAACCCCGATTTCATCGTGCTTTTGAACGACGAGAACCGCGGCGGCGCCCGCCACGTCCGCGGCTCGACGCGGCTGGAAGCGATGCACTCCCCGCTGGTGAAGAGCGTCTCCCACATTCTCAACGAGGGGGTGCGCGCGGGCGTGTTCCGCAAGGGCATCGATCCGGTCCAGCTCTATATCTCCATCGCGGGCCTCAGCTATTTCTTCTTCTCCAATACGCCGACGCTGTCGGCGATCTTCGGCAAGGACCTGTCGAGCCGCACCGCACGGCGCGCCCGCCGCCGCCATGTCGCCGACCTCGTACTGCAGTCGCTGCGGCCTAATCAACCAACTGGTTGA
- a CDS encoding ABC transporter substrate-binding protein codes for MKRLQAAVVALMLGLPAVPASAGEAVNLILNWTPTADHSPYYYAKAQGWYEKAGIDVTIETGKGSGVSAAKVGSGGSPFGVADLATMLVAKSKGADTVAVMSVYANTGQTFYWLKSYGVTGVKDFAGHKIGNPPGDASRVMWPAFAKAAGIAPDSVGFVNVGPTAKIAALKSHTVDIISDFYNEHDLKVIEFGQDLGYVNWKDIGLNLYGNSLIVNGAYLQKHPKVVEDFVRVTQKAFAACVADVAPCLKALLDQVSGLDQANQERQWERIKFLMTDEFTTTKGLGWIDGERMKKDYELVQTYLGMEKPFDVTTAFTTKMLDPAIKMDASKVKK; via the coding sequence ATGAAGCGTTTGCAGGCGGCTGTTGTGGCCCTGATGCTCGGTTTGCCGGCGGTGCCGGCGAGCGCGGGCGAGGCGGTGAATCTGATCCTGAACTGGACGCCGACGGCCGATCACTCGCCGTATTATTATGCCAAGGCGCAAGGCTGGTACGAGAAGGCCGGCATCGACGTTACGATCGAGACCGGCAAGGGCTCGGGCGTCTCCGCCGCCAAAGTCGGCTCCGGAGGCTCGCCGTTCGGCGTTGCCGATCTCGCCACCATGCTGGTGGCCAAGAGCAAGGGCGCCGACACCGTCGCGGTGATGAGCGTCTATGCCAACACCGGGCAGACCTTCTACTGGCTGAAGAGCTACGGCGTGACCGGCGTGAAGGATTTTGCCGGCCACAAGATCGGCAACCCGCCCGGGGACGCCTCGCGCGTGATGTGGCCGGCCTTCGCCAAGGCCGCCGGCATCGCGCCCGATTCCGTCGGCTTCGTGAACGTCGGACCGACCGCGAAGATCGCCGCGCTGAAGAGCCACACCGTCGACATCATCAGCGACTTCTACAACGAGCACGATCTCAAGGTGATCGAGTTCGGGCAGGACCTCGGCTACGTCAACTGGAAGGACATCGGGCTCAATCTGTACGGCAATTCGCTGATCGTCAACGGGGCGTACCTGCAGAAGCACCCGAAGGTCGTCGAGGACTTCGTCCGTGTCACGCAGAAGGCCTTCGCCGCCTGCGTTGCCGACGTCGCGCCGTGCCTGAAGGCGCTGCTCGACCAGGTCTCCGGTCTCGACCAGGCGAACCAGGAGCGCCAGTGGGAGCGCATCAAGTTCCTGATGACGGACGAGTTCACGACTACCAAGGGTCTTGGGTGGATCGACGGCGAGCGGATGAAGAAGGACTACGAGCTGGTCCAGACCTATCTCGGAATGGAGAAGCCGTTCGACGTGACGACGGCGTTCACGACCAAGATGCTGGATCCCGCCATCAAGATGGATGCCAGCAAGGTGAAGAAGTAG
- the minC gene encoding septum site-determining protein MinC produces MEAAVKPQRQMVRLRGRSYVAFVFTPTVPVQDWLHEIDATIARSPGFFAGRPVVIDLSSVDLSQSGIGHLLTSLQDRNIRVLGIEGVEEAKLTAMMPPLLSGGRSCVVEPSAPKKAETKAEAKPTSLLLENPVRSGQTVIFPEGDITILGSVGSGAEVVAGGSIHVYGALRGRAMAGVNGHTSARIYCQKIEAELLAIDGFYQTADDIDAALRGKPAQAFLQGNTMRITALN; encoded by the coding sequence ATGGAGGCTGCAGTCAAACCTCAACGCCAAATGGTGCGCCTGCGCGGGCGCTCCTATGTGGCCTTCGTGTTTACGCCGACGGTTCCGGTGCAGGATTGGCTGCACGAGATCGACGCCACCATCGCGCGCTCGCCGGGCTTCTTTGCCGGCCGGCCCGTGGTGATCGACCTGTCCTCGGTCGATCTCAGCCAGTCCGGCATCGGCCATCTGCTCACCAGCCTGCAGGACCGCAACATCCGCGTGCTCGGCATCGAGGGCGTGGAGGAGGCGAAGCTGACGGCGATGATGCCGCCGCTGCTGTCGGGCGGGCGCAGCTGCGTGGTCGAGCCGAGTGCGCCGAAGAAGGCCGAGACGAAGGCCGAGGCCAAGCCGACCTCGCTCTTGCTCGAAAACCCGGTGCGCTCGGGCCAGACCGTGATCTTCCCGGAAGGCGACATCACCATCCTCGGCTCGGTCGGGTCCGGCGCGGAAGTCGTCGCCGGCGGTTCGATTCACGTCTATGGCGCGCTGCGCGGCCGCGCCATGGCGGGCGTGAACGGTCACACCAGCGCGCGCATCTATTGCCAGAAGATCGAGGCCGAACTGCTTGCGATCGATGGGTTTTATCAGACCGCCGACGATATCGATGCCGCCTTGCGCGGCAAGCCGGCCCAGGCCTTCCTGCAAGGCAACACCATGCGAATTACCGCGCTGAACTGA
- the minD gene encoding septum site-determining protein MinD — protein MAKVLVVTSGKGGVGKTTTTAALGAALAQRGDKVVVVDFDVGLRNLDLVMGAERRVVFDLINVVQGVAKLPQALIKDKRLENLWLLPASQTRDKDALTEEGVGKVIDELRARFDWVICDSPAGIERGASMAMRFADEAVIVTNPEVSSVRDSDRIIGMLDSKTVRAEKGERVEKHILITRYDPSRAARGEMLTIEDILEILATPLLGIIPESQDVLRASNVGTPVTLSNADGAPARAYIDAARRLCGETVAMQVPTERKGFMDRLLRRRAA, from the coding sequence ATGGCCAAGGTACTGGTCGTGACATCAGGCAAGGGCGGCGTCGGCAAGACCACGACGACCGCCGCCCTGGGAGCGGCGCTGGCGCAACGCGGCGACAAGGTCGTCGTCGTCGATTTCGACGTCGGCCTGCGCAACCTCGACCTCGTGATGGGTGCCGAGCGCCGCGTCGTGTTCGACCTCATCAACGTAGTGCAGGGCGTTGCGAAACTCCCGCAGGCGCTGATCAAGGACAAGCGGCTGGAGAACCTCTGGCTGCTGCCGGCTTCGCAGACCCGTGACAAGGACGCGCTGACGGAAGAGGGCGTCGGCAAGGTCATCGACGAGCTGCGCGCCCGCTTCGACTGGGTGATCTGCGACAGCCCGGCCGGCATCGAACGCGGCGCCTCCATGGCGATGCGCTTCGCCGACGAGGCCGTGATCGTGACCAACCCGGAAGTCTCCTCGGTGCGCGATTCCGACCGCATCATCGGCATGCTCGATTCCAAGACCGTGCGGGCCGAGAAGGGCGAGCGCGTCGAGAAGCACATTCTCATCACGCGCTACGATCCCTCTCGCGCCGCGCGCGGCGAGATGCTGACCATCGAGGACATCCTCGAGATCCTCGCCACACCCTTGCTCGGCATCATTCCCGAAAGCCAGGACGTGCTGCGCGCCTCCAATGTCGGCACGCCGGTCACGCTGTCGAACGCGGATGGCGCCCCGGCGCGGGCCTATATCGACGCGGCGCGCCGGCTCTGCGGCGAGACCGTCGCCATGCAGGTGCCGACCGAGCGCAAGGGATTCATGGATCGTCTGCTGCGACGGAGGGCTGCATGA
- the minE gene encoding cell division topological specificity factor MinE — MSMGLLRLLRGNKASAPVARERLQILLAHERGMRGQPDLLGVLREEILAVVSKHVTLDPTKVIVRLERGDEVSTLEVDIEVPNDFERKKAAVA, encoded by the coding sequence ATGAGCATGGGTTTGCTTCGGCTTCTCCGCGGCAACAAGGCCTCTGCACCCGTCGCTCGCGAGCGGCTGCAGATCCTGCTTGCCCATGAACGCGGAATGCGTGGCCAGCCCGATCTGCTCGGTGTGCTGCGTGAGGAAATTCTCGCCGTCGTGTCCAAGCACGTCACGCTGGACCCGACCAAGGTCATCGTCCGGCTCGAGCGCGGCGACGAGGTGTCGACCCTGGAGGTCGATATCGAGGTGCCCAACGATTTCGAGCGCAAGAAAGCGGCGGTCGCGTAG